TTGAGTTTTATCCCTAATCTTTTGGAATATTTTGTAGCAAAAGAATAAACGAGGTCTTTGAGTTCGTTATCAGTTCTATCGCTTATCTCTTTGTTTGCTGAGTTTTTTAAGCAGCCTTCGATAAATTCAATTTTTCTGAGTATCCAGGTCCTGTGCTTTTTCAAGAGCGAATTATGCTCATGGCCAAATGGGAGAACTAGGAGAAGCTTCCCTGTTTTAAATTCTAAGCGAGGATATTTCACATCTCGATAAGAAACCGTGTACACTATGTTTTTCTGGCTAAACGCTGCATTTGTCATTCTGAGCATCGCGGTTCCCTGAATTCCCTCCCTCCTGATCACTACCCCAGGTCCCAGCGAAGAATCTACATACTAGTTAGTTCATAAGTAAGTGGACATTTTATGTTAATTGTGTTATATTTCTGGCATGA
The nucleotide sequence above comes from Thermodesulfobacteriota bacterium. Encoded proteins:
- a CDS encoding M48 family metallopeptidase; the encoded protein is MTNAAFSQKNIVYTVSYRDVKYPRLEFKTGKLLLVLPFGHEHNSLLKKHRTWILRKIEFIEGCLKNSANKEISDRTDNELKDLVYSFATKYSKRLGIKLNHIYFRKMKSKWASCSSKGNLTINMLMRYLPEHLVEYIVFHETAHVIEKRHNQEFWALVSKVFNNYQELEKDLFAYWFRVADRQK